The genomic interval CCTCGGAGAAAGACGATCAAAAAATTCCCAATCATGGTCCTTGCGGATCGGATCATCCATATAATATACAAAAAGAAACTCCAGATATTTGATATCTTTCTCTTTGAATGAGATCTCAATTCCAGCGACGGTTTCATTAGATATCTTACAACTAGAATCTCTCTTTTTTCCGATCCAGTTCCTCCACCACCGCGAACCCCAGTTAGATTCAGGCATGATCCACTTTTTAGTTATTGGGAGAACCCGAGTACTCTCTTTCGGATCCAGGAAAGAGCTCTCAGAGATCTTTTTTCTTTTTGGAAGATACAGGAGCGGAACAATAAACCTATTGATATTGGCAGAATCTTTTGAGTCTTCCAATGTATCATTTCTGAGTCCAATGGAATTCATAGGTATAGGAAGAAGCCCTGTCAAATAGAGATCTTTTCTTTCGACCATCTTTCGATTGTTAATACGATATATAAGGACCGCTACTACAAAGAGTACTACATCCTTGATCGTGAAATATCGATTGCTTGTTGAACCCTGTGAATTGCGTGAAAGTAGGATACTCCAAATTCGTGAGTCCAAGAGTTTTATAAAACTCTCTTGATGGAAAAAAATGTGAATGAAAGATCCCGCTGAATTGAATTGGGTCCATGAATCTAAGAAATAGCGAGAATTCTTGATCTCTCTCAATATCTCTCTCAATTCGAAAATCCAGGATTTGAATTGATGTCCTTTCATCGAATCCTCCTAAATTGCATTGATTTATCCGAAAGATTTCACTTCAATTGGAATTTGGTTATTCACCATGTACGAGGATCCCCGCTAAGCATCCATGGCTGAATGGTTAAAGCGCCCAACTCATAATTGGCGAATTCGTAGGTTCAATTCCTACTGGATGCACGCCAATGGGACCCTCCCTCAAATAAGTCTATCGGATTTTTGTTCAAGAATGAAATCTTATTGGAACTGTCCAGTTCATCCTTCGGAACCATATCCCATCCCGGATCTGATGAAATAGGATGAATTGAGACAGTATTTTGTAAATACATAATTATCTTGAATATATTAACCATTTCTTTACTTTCCGATCGCCCGGAAAGAACAAAAGAAACATCTTGTTCTTTCTTCAGCAATTTCTGATCTCTAGTAGACCTCTCAGTAGGATTCGAACCCAGATGCAGTTCTGACCATCTGTCAGAGAAAAAAGAACGATTGGCTCTGTATCAATGGAATCTCATCATCCATACATAACGAATTGGTGTGATATATTCAAATCATAACATATGAACAGTAAAAACTAGTATTCTTATTGAGACTAGAACTCATAGGGAAGAAAATCTATTTATGAATGGAATCAAATATGAATGGAATCAAAAATGCAGTATATACAAACAAAGGTATTCGGTTATTGGTGAAAAATCAATATACTTCTAATGTCGAATCGGGATCAACTAGGACAGAAATAAAGCATTGGGTCGAACTCTTCTTTGGTGTCAAGGTAATAGCTATGAATAGTCATCGACTACCGGTAAAGGGTAGAAGAATGCGACCTATTATGGGACATACAATGCATTACAGACGTATGATCATTACGCTTCAACCGGGTTATTCTATTCCACCTCTTAGAAAGAAATGAACTTAAATCAAAATACTTAATAGCATGGCGATACATTTATACAAAACTTCTACCCCGAGCACACGCAATGGAGCCGTAGACAGTCAAGTCAAATCCAATCCACGAAATAATTTGATCTATGGACAGCATCGTTGTGGTAAAGGCCGTAATGCCAGAGGAATCATTACCGCAGGGCATAGAG from Arachis hypogaea chloroplast, complete genome carries:
- the rpl23 gene encoding ribosomal protein L23 translates to MNGIKNAVYTNKGIRLLVKNQYTSNVESGSTRTEIKHWVELFFGVKVIAMNSHRLPVKGRRMRPIMGHTMHYRRMIITLQPGYSIPPLRKK